The Desulfurobacteriaceae bacterium genomic sequence CGATGTAGAATTTCTTAGCTTGCTCTTTAGTGAGGTGAACCATCTTTATTGCAAGAAGTTTAAGGTCATTTTCTTGGAAAATCCTTATGATATCTCCTACAGCGTTCTTTTTAACAGCATCTGGCTTTACAATTACAAGTGTTCTTTCTACTGCCATTTTTTCCTCCTTGAGAGTTTAAATTTAACGAGAATTATACATTTTCCTTACTTCTTGCAGGTAGTTATGGGATAGCCTTGTAGGTTCGGGTATTCTGTACCCTCTGCATACACTTTTTATAACTTTTAAAGAATCTTTAAGAGTTATTAAGTTTCCAGGAGAGATAAAAACAGGTTTAACTTTGTTTTTCGTTCTTAGAACAAATCCAATATTCTCTTTGGTTTTAGGATCCAATATTGGTTCAAAACATCCTGCCTTTTCACAAGGATTTTTAAAGACACCATACAAAGGTTTTTTAGCACATCCAATTGTTGGTATCTTTAGAACTACCCCAAGGTGGGTTGCAATTCCCAGTCTTCTTGGATGGGCTATACCGTGACCGTCGACAATGACAATATCTGGCTTAATTTTGAGTTTCTTGTAAGCTTTTAGTAGAACAGGGACTTCTCTAAATGCTAAAAAACCCGGAAAGTAAGAAATTTTTACTTCACTAACTTCAAAAACTTTTTCAACTACTTTAAGATCTGGGTATGAAAAAACAACAAAAGCTCCTATTCCAAGAGTCGGCGTTCTGTAAGGATTGGTAAAAGTCAGATCACATCCAGCGATAAACTTTACATTTTCCAAATTTAAAGGTTTAAGGTTTACTTTTTCTCTTAAAATTGCTTGTGCTTTTTTGGCTTTATCTAAGGAGAACTTCAAGTGTCCGTCCTCGCTAAAAGCCATAGTCCAACGGCTAAGAACATAACTTGTGGGGCAAAGGCCGCGTAAATTGGAGGTAAGACTCCACTTTTTCCAAGATTTATAAAGAAGGATATTATTAT encodes the following:
- a CDS encoding endonuclease V, with product MAFSEDGHLKFSLDKAKKAQAILREKVNLKPLNLENVKFIAGCDLTFTNPYRTPTLGIGAFVVFSYPDLKVVEKVFEVSEVKISYFPGFLAFREVPVLLKAYKKLKIKPDIVIVDGHGIAHPRRLGIATHLGVVLKIPTIGCAKKPLYGVFKNPCEKAGCFEPILDPKTKENIGFVLRTKNKVKPVFISPGNLITLKDSLKVIKSVCRGYRIPEPTRLSHNYLQEVRKMYNSR